A part of Daphnia pulex isolate KAP4 chromosome 6, ASM2113471v1 genomic DNA contains:
- the LOC124195786 gene encoding uncharacterized protein LOC124195786 isoform X1, translating to MKVVKRIFGRSRSKPAPNMSDMISKVDERREDIEKKISKLDVELKKYRDQMAQMGEGPAKNAVKQKALRVLEQKKRYEKIAGNLRQQRFSMEQAKYVKQMLKYTQSTEKAMQIQLEDIQDDMADMLEQADEVQEALGRSYGTPDIDEDELLEVEAELEALRKWSMNPCDETLGDEMLGDEDSSYLDEPDREPGAESLNVDGVAVDEFRLPKITAFISRSVRNLSIFNNRSACNRNQSVIKRKSNSTTVEDIQDDMADMLEQADEVQEALGRSYGTPDIDEDELEAELEALGDEMLGDEDSSYLDPIKAPSAPDGEPGAESLNVDGVAVDEFGLPYIPMPQQRDVQSSGSEDIGGAKPKRSLMFLPDGVTSFLTKFVAKPKPRNTLDLLGGVGRSNNSTPVGGALGTSQSRKSPLLGEKEDQRTSSRGSGGGGWSQQNDRGQQQRFQPKHEKSTNTKAVKKRMAPPPPPPPLPPPPPGQQQISEVLGDFLDEIPNENRSNIPTPVGGASGTSQSRKSPLLGEKEDQRTSSRGSGGGGRFQQNDRGQQQRGGNGRSNSRGRARGNNAGGGQNTDRRDGEGESADTVAVSADGEASTDEESPERPICHDKTRSFFDSISCEAVERSKGSNTQRTDWRQERKLNAETFELPFNQRRGGFNRGGGGGRGGGGGGGGCYRQQNNDGYQQRDGGYQQREDGYQREGGYQNRDVGYQQREGGFQQRDGIFQQRSGYRGSGHQVVTEVAVVDEVNGGGNRDSESTGQPRGGYNQRRNWQQQENRA from the exons ATGAAGGTTGTGAAGCGCATATTCGGTCGCAGTCGCAGTAAGCCTGCTCCTAACATGTCTGACATGATATCCAAG GTCgacgaaagaagagaagatattgagaaaaaaatcagcaaattGGATGTTGAGTTGAAAAAGTACAGAGATCAAATGGCCCAAATGGGAGAAGGTCCAGCTAAAAATGCAGTGAAGCAAAAAGCTCTTCGAGTGctcgagcaaaaaaaaag ATATGAAAAAATAGCTGGTAATTTGCGTCAACAGAGATTTTCCATGGAACAGGCTAAGtatgtcaaacaaatgttGAAATATACACAGTCTACGGAGAAAGCCATGCAAATTCAATTAGAG GATATCCAAGATGATATGGCTGATATGCTTGAACAAGCTGATGAAGTCCAAGAAGCCCTTGGTAGAAGCTATGGAACCCCTGACATTGATGAAGATGAACTGCTGGAAGTTGAAGCTGAACTGGAAGCTCTGCGGAAATGGTCGATGAATCCTTGTGATGAAACGCTGGGCGATGAAATGCTTGGAGATGAAGATTCATCTTATCTTGACGAGCCAGACAGGGAACCAGGAGCTGAAAGCCTTAACGTG gATGGTGTTGCTGTGGATGAATTTAGATTACCAAAGATTACTGCCTTTATATCCAGATCAGTCAGGAATCTATCCATCTTCAACAACAGGTCTGCTTGCAACAGAAACCAATCCGTTATTAAACGGAAATCTAATTCCACAACGGTAGAG GATATCCAAGACGATATGGCTGATATGCTTGAACAAGCTGATGAAGTCCAAGAAGCCCTTGGTAGAAGCTATGGAACCCCTGATATTGATGAAGATGAACTGGAAGCTGAACTGGAAGCTCTGGGTGATGAAATGCTTGGAGATGAAGATTCATCTTATCTTGATCCGATAAAAGCTCCGTCAGCGCCAGACGGGGAACCAGGAGCTGAAAGCCTTAACGTG gatggtgttgctgttgatGAATTTGGATTACC ttATATACCAATGCCACAACAGCGAGACGTGCAATCCAGCGGATCAGAAGATATTGGAGGGGCAAAGCCTAAGCGATCGCTCATGTTTCTTCCCGATGGAGTTACAAGTTTCTTAACGAAATTTGTCGCAAAACCTAAACCAA GAAATACCCTAGATTTGTTGGGTGGAGTTGGCAGGTCCAACAACTCAACGCCTGTTGGTGGCGCTTTGGGGACGAGTCAATCGAGGAAATCACCATTGCTAGGTGAGAAAGAGGATCAACGAACTAGCAGCCGTGgatccggtggtggtggttggtcTCAACAGAACGATAGAGGCCAGCAACAGCGGTTCCAACCCAAACACGAAAAGAGCACGAACACGAAGGCAGTCAAGAAAAGAATggcgccaccgccaccaccacctccccttccacctcctcctccgggGCAGCAACAAATTTCGGAAGTGTTGGGTGATTTCTTGGATGAAATTCC GAATGAGAACAGGTCCAACATCCCAACGCCTGTTGGTGGCGCTTCCGGGACGAGTCAATCGAGGAAATCACCATTGCTAGGTGAGAAAGAGGATCAACGAACTAGCAGCCGTGgatccggtggtggtggtcggtTTCAACAGAACGATAGAGGCCAGCAACAGCGGGGAGGAAATGGAAGATCAAATTCTCGTGGCCGTGCACGTGGTAACAACGCTGGTGGAGGTCAGAATACTGATCGCAGAGATGGCGAAGGCGAGTCTGCTGACACCGTTGCAGTTTCTGCCGATGGTGAAGCTTCAACAGACGAAGAGTCTCCAGAGAGACCCATCTGCCACGACAAAACGCGCTCGTTCTTCGATTCAATCAGCTGCGAGGCTGTGGAGCGCAGCAAAGG TAGCAATACTCAACGGACAGATTGGCGCCAGGAGCGAAAATTAAATGCCGAGACATTCGAGTTACCTTTCAATCAACGCCGAGGTGGATTTAATCGTGGAGGCGGTGGTGGgcgtggtggtggcggcggaggtggAGGTTGTTATCGCCAGCAGAATAACGATGGCTATCAACAGCGCGACGGTGGCTATCAGCAACGTGAAGATGGTTACCAACGTGAAGGCGGATATCAGAACCGAGATGTAGGATATCAACAGCGTGAAGGCGGCTTTCAGCAAAGAGATGGAATTTTTCAGCAACGCAGTGGCTATCGGGGATCAGGACATCAGGTGGTTACCGAGGTGGCCGTGGTGGACGAGGTGAACGGTGGAGGAAATCGCGACTCCGAAAGTACTGGTCAGCCCAGAGGTGGTTACAACCAAAGGAGGAATTGG CAACAACAGGAGAATCGAGCTTAG
- the LOC124195786 gene encoding uncharacterized protein LOC124195786 isoform X2 — translation MKVVKRIFGRSRSKPAPNMSDMISKVDERREDIEKKISKLDVELKKYRDQMAQMGEGPAKNAVKQKALRVLEQKKRYEKIAGNLRQQRFSMEQAKYVKQMLKYTQSTEKAMQIQLEDIQDDMADMLEQADEVQEALGRSYGTPDIDEDELLEVEAELEALRKWSMNPCDETLGDEMLGDEDSSYLDEPDREPGAESLNVDGVAVDEFRLPKITAFISRSVRNLSIFNNRSACNRNQSVIKRKSNSTTVEDIQDDMADMLEQADEVQEALGRSYGTPDIDEDELEAELEALGDEMLGDEDSSYLDPIKAPSAPDGEPGAESLNVDGVAVDEFGLPYIPMPQQRDVQSSGSEDIGGAKPKRSLMFLPDGVTSFLTKFVAKPKPRNTLDLLGGVGRSNNSTPVGGALGTSQSRKSPLLGEKEDQRTSSRGSGGGGWSQQNDRGQQQRFQPKHEKSTNTKAVKKRMAPPPPPPPLPPPPPGQQQISEVLGDFLDEIPNENRSNIPTPVGGASGTSQSRKSPLLGEKEDQRTSSRGSGGGGRFQQNDRGQQQRGGNGRSNSRGRARGNNAGGGQNTDRRDGEGESADTVAVSADGEASTDEESPERPICHDKTRSFFDSISCEAVERSKGNTQRTDWRQERKLNAETFELPFNQRRGGFNRGGGGGRGGGGGGGGCYRQQNNDGYQQRDGGYQQREDGYQREGGYQNRDVGYQQREGGFQQRDGIFQQRSGYRGSGHQVVTEVAVVDEVNGGGNRDSESTGQPRGGYNQRRNWQQQENRA, via the exons ATGAAGGTTGTGAAGCGCATATTCGGTCGCAGTCGCAGTAAGCCTGCTCCTAACATGTCTGACATGATATCCAAG GTCgacgaaagaagagaagatattgagaaaaaaatcagcaaattGGATGTTGAGTTGAAAAAGTACAGAGATCAAATGGCCCAAATGGGAGAAGGTCCAGCTAAAAATGCAGTGAAGCAAAAAGCTCTTCGAGTGctcgagcaaaaaaaaag ATATGAAAAAATAGCTGGTAATTTGCGTCAACAGAGATTTTCCATGGAACAGGCTAAGtatgtcaaacaaatgttGAAATATACACAGTCTACGGAGAAAGCCATGCAAATTCAATTAGAG GATATCCAAGATGATATGGCTGATATGCTTGAACAAGCTGATGAAGTCCAAGAAGCCCTTGGTAGAAGCTATGGAACCCCTGACATTGATGAAGATGAACTGCTGGAAGTTGAAGCTGAACTGGAAGCTCTGCGGAAATGGTCGATGAATCCTTGTGATGAAACGCTGGGCGATGAAATGCTTGGAGATGAAGATTCATCTTATCTTGACGAGCCAGACAGGGAACCAGGAGCTGAAAGCCTTAACGTG gATGGTGTTGCTGTGGATGAATTTAGATTACCAAAGATTACTGCCTTTATATCCAGATCAGTCAGGAATCTATCCATCTTCAACAACAGGTCTGCTTGCAACAGAAACCAATCCGTTATTAAACGGAAATCTAATTCCACAACGGTAGAG GATATCCAAGACGATATGGCTGATATGCTTGAACAAGCTGATGAAGTCCAAGAAGCCCTTGGTAGAAGCTATGGAACCCCTGATATTGATGAAGATGAACTGGAAGCTGAACTGGAAGCTCTGGGTGATGAAATGCTTGGAGATGAAGATTCATCTTATCTTGATCCGATAAAAGCTCCGTCAGCGCCAGACGGGGAACCAGGAGCTGAAAGCCTTAACGTG gatggtgttgctgttgatGAATTTGGATTACC ttATATACCAATGCCACAACAGCGAGACGTGCAATCCAGCGGATCAGAAGATATTGGAGGGGCAAAGCCTAAGCGATCGCTCATGTTTCTTCCCGATGGAGTTACAAGTTTCTTAACGAAATTTGTCGCAAAACCTAAACCAA GAAATACCCTAGATTTGTTGGGTGGAGTTGGCAGGTCCAACAACTCAACGCCTGTTGGTGGCGCTTTGGGGACGAGTCAATCGAGGAAATCACCATTGCTAGGTGAGAAAGAGGATCAACGAACTAGCAGCCGTGgatccggtggtggtggttggtcTCAACAGAACGATAGAGGCCAGCAACAGCGGTTCCAACCCAAACACGAAAAGAGCACGAACACGAAGGCAGTCAAGAAAAGAATggcgccaccgccaccaccacctccccttccacctcctcctccgggGCAGCAACAAATTTCGGAAGTGTTGGGTGATTTCTTGGATGAAATTCC GAATGAGAACAGGTCCAACATCCCAACGCCTGTTGGTGGCGCTTCCGGGACGAGTCAATCGAGGAAATCACCATTGCTAGGTGAGAAAGAGGATCAACGAACTAGCAGCCGTGgatccggtggtggtggtcggtTTCAACAGAACGATAGAGGCCAGCAACAGCGGGGAGGAAATGGAAGATCAAATTCTCGTGGCCGTGCACGTGGTAACAACGCTGGTGGAGGTCAGAATACTGATCGCAGAGATGGCGAAGGCGAGTCTGCTGACACCGTTGCAGTTTCTGCCGATGGTGAAGCTTCAACAGACGAAGAGTCTCCAGAGAGACCCATCTGCCACGACAAAACGCGCTCGTTCTTCGATTCAATCAGCTGCGAGGCTGTGGAGCGCAGCAAAGG CAATACTCAACGGACAGATTGGCGCCAGGAGCGAAAATTAAATGCCGAGACATTCGAGTTACCTTTCAATCAACGCCGAGGTGGATTTAATCGTGGAGGCGGTGGTGGgcgtggtggtggcggcggaggtggAGGTTGTTATCGCCAGCAGAATAACGATGGCTATCAACAGCGCGACGGTGGCTATCAGCAACGTGAAGATGGTTACCAACGTGAAGGCGGATATCAGAACCGAGATGTAGGATATCAACAGCGTGAAGGCGGCTTTCAGCAAAGAGATGGAATTTTTCAGCAACGCAGTGGCTATCGGGGATCAGGACATCAGGTGGTTACCGAGGTGGCCGTGGTGGACGAGGTGAACGGTGGAGGAAATCGCGACTCCGAAAGTACTGGTCAGCCCAGAGGTGGTTACAACCAAAGGAGGAATTGG CAACAACAGGAGAATCGAGCTTAG